One region of Syngnathus scovelli strain Florida chromosome 15, RoL_Ssco_1.2, whole genome shotgun sequence genomic DNA includes:
- the LOC125981723 gene encoding vascular endothelial zinc finger 1: MEASWSTFLFQQANESLHHQHQVAQNSLLPLLNAGSEPIDQKPVLPIQMDQKNPSIALDLLKDNVASGGGGRPPVPVIKKEHKGKTPFVCGYCNKAFRDSYHLRRHESSHTGIKMVSRPKKTAQTAPTMVPMISTMQRENNGNVSYISTAAGILSTATTSVSSGASIMTSAMGNLSHHQQTVPKKPAKPVKKNHGCEMCGKAFRDVYHLNRHKLSHSDEKPFECPICHQRFKRKDRMTYHVRSHDGGVHKPYVCSVCGKGFSRPDHLSCHVKHVHSSERPFKCQVTACTSAFATKDRLRSHMIRHEGKVTCSICGKMLSAAYITSHLKTHGQANFNSCNKDEVCNSASATPVTVSAPITTAMNRGNSNNNNAVTIAAQMNISTNTVNITSPVSLQHPLTITGPVNIASVNIPATASMNIAHPVAITTPMPMNIAGPLNIAMRSVDSMPFLSQVLPSSPPW; this comes from the exons ATGGAGGCAAGCTGGAGTACGTTTCTTTTCCAA CAGGCCAATGaatccctccaccaccagcaccaGGTGGCCCAGAACAGCCTGCTGCCGCTTCTCAATGCAGGAAGTGAACCGATCGACCAAAAGCCCGTGCTGCCCATCCAAATGGACCAGAAGAACCCTTCCATTGCCCTGGATCTCCTCAAAGACAATGTGGCCAGCGGAGGAGGTGGACGGCCTCCAGTGCCTGTGATAAAAAAAGAGCACAAAGGCAAAACGCCATTTGTTTGCGGCTACTGCAACAAAGCCTTTCGCGACAGCTACCACCTGCGACGCCATGAGTCCAGCCACACGGGAATCAAAATGGTGTCGCGGCCAAAGAAGACGGCGCAGACGGCCCCGACCATGGTGCCAATGATCTCCACCATGCAGAGGGAGAATAACGGAAACGTTTCCTACATCTCCACAGCGGCGGGCATCCTTTCCACAGCGACCACTTCGGTTTCTTCGGGCGCGAGCATCATGACCTCTGCAATGGGCAACTTATCGCACCACCAGCAGACTGTCCCCAAGAAGCCAGCCAAACCTGTCAAGAAAAACCACGGCTGCGAGATGTGCGGCAAGGCCTTCCGCGATGTTTACCATCTGAATCGCCACAAGCTGTCCCATTCGGACGAGAAGCCCTTCGAGTGCCCCATTTGTCACCAACGGTTTAAAAGGAAGGACCGGATGACCTACCACGTTCGCTCTCATGATGGCGGAGTCCATAAGCCCTATGTGTGTTCCGTCTGCGGTAAAGGTTTTTCCAG gccCGACCACTTGAGTTGTCACGTGAAGCACGTTCATTCTTCTGAACGACCGTTCAAATGTCAAGTGACG GCATGTACCTCTGCTTTTGCCACCAAAGACCGACTGCGTTCTCACATGATCAGACACGAGGGGAAGGTGACCTGCAGCATTTGTGGAAAGATGTTGAGTGCAGCTTACATCACCAGCCACCTGAAGACTCATGGCCAAGCCAACTTCAACTCTTGTAATAAAG ACGAGGTCTGCAACTCTGCCTCAGCAACACCCGTGACAGTTTCAGCTCCCATTACCACAGCAATGAATCGGGGCAactccaacaacaacaacgctgTCACCATCGCGGCGCAAATGAACATCAGCACCAACACAGTCAACATCACCTCGCCGGTCAGCCTTCAGCACCCGCTCACCATCACCGGGCCCGTCAATATCGCCTCCGTCAACATCCCCGCCACCGCTTCCATGAATATCGCCCACCCAGTGGCAATAACCACCCCCATGCCTATGAATATCGCCGGCCCGCTTAACATTGCCATGAGGTCGGTGGATAGCATGCCTTTCTTGTCCCAAGTCTTGCCGTCTTCCCCGCCatggtaa